In Eretmochelys imbricata isolate rEreImb1 chromosome 4, rEreImb1.hap1, whole genome shotgun sequence, a single window of DNA contains:
- the ANAPC10 gene encoding anaphase-promoting complex subunit 10 isoform X4: MGSGSEVYIYVSVLSLKPKWEMTTPNKTPPGADPKQLERTGTVREIGSQAVWSLSSCKPGFGVDQLRDDNLETYWQSDGSQPHLVNIQFRRKTTVKTLCIYADYKSDESYTPSKISVRVGNNFHNLQEIRDMCQSPNPPSGPIMSLKIVFRKENVYVVFFISNFLKQ; encoded by the exons ATGGGGTCAGGGTCAGAAGTCTATATCTACGTATCAGTCCTCTCTCTTAAGCCAAAA TGGGAAATGACTACACCTAACAAGACACCACCGGGTGCTGATCCCAAGCAGTTGGAAAGGACTGGTACTGTTCGGGAAATAGGCTCTCAAGCTGTTTGGTCCCTTTCATCCTGTAAGCCAG GCTTTGGCGTGGACCAGTTACGAGATGATAATCTAGAAACTTACTGGCAATCTGATGGATCACAACCTCATTTGGTGAACATCCAGTTTAG AAGAAAAACAACGGTGAAGACATTGTGTATTTATGCAGACTACAAATCTGATGAAAGCTACACCCCAAGCAAGATCTCTGTCAGAGTAGGAAATAACTTCCACAACCTTCAGGAAATCCGG gacATGTGCCAGtccccaaatcctcccagcgggccaataatgtcactgaagatagtgttcagaaaagaaaatgtttatgttgtattttttatttcgaaTTTCTTAAAACAATAA
- the ANAPC10 gene encoding anaphase-promoting complex subunit 10 isoform X9 has protein sequence MGSGSEVYIYVSVLSLKPKWEMTTPNKTPPGADPKQLERTGTVREIGSQAVWSLSSCKPGFGVDQLRDDNLETYWQSDGSQPHLVNIQFRRKTTVKTLCIYADYKSDESYTPSKISVRVGNNFHNLQEIRNCVFHQ, from the exons ATGGGGTCAGGGTCAGAAGTCTATATCTACGTATCAGTCCTCTCTCTTAAGCCAAAA TGGGAAATGACTACACCTAACAAGACACCACCGGGTGCTGATCCCAAGCAGTTGGAAAGGACTGGTACTGTTCGGGAAATAGGCTCTCAAGCTGTTTGGTCCCTTTCATCCTGTAAGCCAG GCTTTGGCGTGGACCAGTTACGAGATGATAATCTAGAAACTTACTGGCAATCTGATGGATCACAACCTCATTTGGTGAACATCCAGTTTAG AAGAAAAACAACGGTGAAGACATTGTGTATTTATGCAGACTACAAATCTGATGAAAGCTACACCCCAAGCAAGATCTCTGTCAGAGTAGGAAATAACTTCCACAACCTTCAGGAAATCCGG aattgTGTGTTTCACCAATAA
- the ANAPC10 gene encoding anaphase-promoting complex subunit 10 isoform X6 — protein sequence MGSGSEVYIYVSVLSLKPKWEMTTPNKTPPGADPKQLERTGTVREIGSQAVWSLSSCKPGFGVDQLRDDNLETYWQSDGSQPHLVNIQFRRKTTVKTLCIYADYKSDESYTPSKISVRVGNNFHNLQEIRCASFTDLKKENYK from the exons ATGGGGTCAGGGTCAGAAGTCTATATCTACGTATCAGTCCTCTCTCTTAAGCCAAAA TGGGAAATGACTACACCTAACAAGACACCACCGGGTGCTGATCCCAAGCAGTTGGAAAGGACTGGTACTGTTCGGGAAATAGGCTCTCAAGCTGTTTGGTCCCTTTCATCCTGTAAGCCAG GCTTTGGCGTGGACCAGTTACGAGATGATAATCTAGAAACTTACTGGCAATCTGATGGATCACAACCTCATTTGGTGAACATCCAGTTTAG AAGAAAAACAACGGTGAAGACATTGTGTATTTATGCAGACTACAAATCTGATGAAAGCTACACCCCAAGCAAGATCTCTGTCAGAGTAGGAAATAACTTCCACAACCTTCAGGAAATCCGG
- the ANAPC10 gene encoding anaphase-promoting complex subunit 10 isoform X7, whose translation MGSGSEVYIYVSVLSLKPKWEMTTPNKTPPGADPKQLERTGTVREIGSQAVWSLSSCKPGFGVDQLRDDNLETYWQSDGSQPHLVNIQFRRKTTVKTLCIYADYKSDESYTPSKISVRVGNNFHNLQEIRGMRSPHMHFCQ comes from the exons ATGGGGTCAGGGTCAGAAGTCTATATCTACGTATCAGTCCTCTCTCTTAAGCCAAAA TGGGAAATGACTACACCTAACAAGACACCACCGGGTGCTGATCCCAAGCAGTTGGAAAGGACTGGTACTGTTCGGGAAATAGGCTCTCAAGCTGTTTGGTCCCTTTCATCCTGTAAGCCAG GCTTTGGCGTGGACCAGTTACGAGATGATAATCTAGAAACTTACTGGCAATCTGATGGATCACAACCTCATTTGGTGAACATCCAGTTTAG AAGAAAAACAACGGTGAAGACATTGTGTATTTATGCAGACTACAAATCTGATGAAAGCTACACCCCAAGCAAGATCTCTGTCAGAGTAGGAAATAACTTCCACAACCTTCAGGAAATCCGG
- the ANAPC10 gene encoding anaphase-promoting complex subunit 10 isoform X8, with protein MGSGSEVYIYVSVLSLKPKWEMTTPNKTPPGADPKQLERTGTVREIGSQAVWSLSSCKPGFGVDQLRDDNLETYWQSDGSQPHLVNIQFRRKTTVKTLCIYADYKSDESYTPSKISVRVGNNFHNLQEIRKLSSSADCGLL; from the exons ATGGGGTCAGGGTCAGAAGTCTATATCTACGTATCAGTCCTCTCTCTTAAGCCAAAA TGGGAAATGACTACACCTAACAAGACACCACCGGGTGCTGATCCCAAGCAGTTGGAAAGGACTGGTACTGTTCGGGAAATAGGCTCTCAAGCTGTTTGGTCCCTTTCATCCTGTAAGCCAG GCTTTGGCGTGGACCAGTTACGAGATGATAATCTAGAAACTTACTGGCAATCTGATGGATCACAACCTCATTTGGTGAACATCCAGTTTAG AAGAAAAACAACGGTGAAGACATTGTGTATTTATGCAGACTACAAATCTGATGAAAGCTACACCCCAAGCAAGATCTCTGTCAGAGTAGGAAATAACTTCCACAACCTTCAGGAAATCCGG
- the ANAPC10 gene encoding anaphase-promoting complex subunit 10 isoform X10: protein MGSGSEVYIYVSVLSLKPKWEMTTPNKTPPGADPKQLERTGTVREIGSQAVWSLSSCKPGFGVDQLRDDNLETYWQSDGSQPHLVNIQFRRKTTVKTLCIYADYKSDESYTPSKISVRVGNNFHNLQEIRLL, encoded by the exons ATGGGGTCAGGGTCAGAAGTCTATATCTACGTATCAGTCCTCTCTCTTAAGCCAAAA TGGGAAATGACTACACCTAACAAGACACCACCGGGTGCTGATCCCAAGCAGTTGGAAAGGACTGGTACTGTTCGGGAAATAGGCTCTCAAGCTGTTTGGTCCCTTTCATCCTGTAAGCCAG GCTTTGGCGTGGACCAGTTACGAGATGATAATCTAGAAACTTACTGGCAATCTGATGGATCACAACCTCATTTGGTGAACATCCAGTTTAG AAGAAAAACAACGGTGAAGACATTGTGTATTTATGCAGACTACAAATCTGATGAAAGCTACACCCCAAGCAAGATCTCTGTCAGAGTAGGAAATAACTTCCACAACCTTCAGGAAATCCGG